The Prevotella sp. E9-3 genome has a window encoding:
- a CDS encoding inorganic phosphate transporter, translating into MNTLFLGIVIFLIVLAVFDLVVGVSNDAVNFLNSAIGAKVARYRTVVTIAAVGVFAGATLSNGMMDVARHGIMTPQYFSFYDVMCVFLAVMVTDVVLLDMFNTLGMPTSTTVSMVFELLGGAFAIALLQILYGATAADGTLLSLGDLLNTEKAISVILGIFLSVAIAFVLGMLVQWVARIVFTFTYRVNGRTTDQSGKMGSLVASSLKIGIFGGLSVTVIVWFLLINGLKGSTLMTPELKEMVSQNTWLIIGGGTIVFSLFMTLMSAMKLPVLKCVVLLGTFALAMAFAGNDLVNFVGVPLTGLEAYQDYMANGNGEAQNFMMRSLMDSAHTPAPYLIAAGVVMVLALVFSKKAQNVVKTSVDLSRQDEGDEMFGSSGVARTLVRMSRSIASGLTALVPSGVARWIDSRFNADAAVLKRGAAFDEIRATVNLVLAGALVALGTSLKLPLSTTYVTFMVAMGTSLADRAWSRESAVFRITGVLSVIGGWFVTAGVAFMSCFLVCIVLFFGSFVAMAAAIAIAIFLLIRSHLRYRNINKTSEADELFDRIVRSSDKTECWVLLRQHVAITITNHLQLIAETYKSMTDAFFYEDYRTLKRTTAITENQRKDIKRQRRKQIIAQRRIDPVLSIEKGTWYFLTINSLAQMVYGLKRMGEPCLEHVGNNFSPVPSKYIQEFIQMRNEILQLINRACQAETMALIRGDADKLQSQLSDYRRTIIHDIQAKQLNIESMTVFLNLVQESQQLLSALRHTVRGASKFDE; encoded by the coding sequence ATGAATACTTTATTTCTTGGAATAGTTATATTTCTGATTGTACTTGCGGTGTTCGACCTTGTGGTTGGCGTAAGCAATGACGCAGTAAACTTTCTGAACTCTGCCATCGGTGCCAAGGTGGCAAGGTACAGAACGGTGGTGACGATAGCTGCTGTTGGTGTGTTTGCAGGGGCAACACTAAGCAATGGCATGATGGATGTGGCACGACACGGCATCATGACACCACAGTATTTCTCGTTCTACGACGTGATGTGTGTATTCCTGGCTGTCATGGTGACCGACGTGGTGCTGCTCGACATGTTCAATACGCTCGGAATGCCGACATCCACCACCGTCTCGATGGTTTTCGAACTGCTGGGCGGAGCCTTTGCCATCGCCCTGTTACAGATACTCTATGGAGCAACGGCAGCTGACGGTACGTTGCTTTCATTAGGTGATTTGTTGAACACGGAGAAAGCCATTTCGGTTATTCTTGGCATTTTCCTTAGTGTTGCCATTGCGTTTGTCCTCGGCATGCTGGTACAGTGGGTGGCACGCATTGTTTTCACTTTTACCTACCGTGTGAACGGGAGAACGACAGATCAGTCTGGCAAGATGGGAAGTTTGGTTGCATCGTCGCTGAAGATTGGTATCTTTGGCGGACTATCTGTGACGGTCATTGTTTGGTTCCTGCTGATCAACGGATTGAAGGGTAGCACGTTGATGACGCCTGAGTTGAAAGAAATGGTTAGTCAGAATACATGGTTGATTATTGGCGGAGGCACTATCGTTTTCTCATTATTTATGACGCTGATGAGCGCTATGAAGTTGCCCGTACTAAAGTGCGTTGTTCTGTTGGGCACCTTCGCTCTGGCAATGGCTTTTGCTGGCAACGATCTTGTGAACTTTGTGGGCGTGCCACTTACTGGACTTGAGGCTTATCAGGACTACATGGCCAACGGTAACGGCGAAGCACAGAACTTTATGATGCGCTCGCTGATGGATAGTGCTCATACGCCCGCCCCGTATCTCATTGCTGCTGGTGTGGTGATGGTGCTCGCACTAGTATTTTCGAAGAAGGCGCAGAACGTTGTGAAGACCTCGGTTGACCTCTCGCGACAGGATGAGGGCGACGAGATGTTCGGTTCGAGTGGCGTAGCACGGACGTTGGTGCGCATGTCGAGAAGTATAGCTAGCGGCCTGACAGCATTAGTGCCGAGTGGGGTAGCGCGTTGGATTGACTCACGTTTTAATGCCGATGCTGCTGTGTTGAAACGGGGAGCCGCCTTCGATGAGATTCGTGCAACAGTCAATCTGGTGCTTGCTGGGGCGCTGGTGGCATTGGGTACATCGCTTAAACTGCCGCTATCCACCACCTATGTCACCTTTATGGTGGCTATGGGTACTTCGCTGGCAGACCGAGCATGGAGTCGCGAAAGTGCTGTGTTCCGTATCACTGGCGTACTATCGGTCATAGGAGGTTGGTTCGTCACGGCAGGTGTGGCGTTCATGTCGTGCTTCCTCGTCTGCATAGTCCTGTTCTTTGGATCGTTTGTGGCAATGGCAGCCGCCATTGCAATAGCCATCTTCTTGCTTATTCGAAGCCACCTGCGCTATAGAAACATCAACAAGACCAGTGAGGCCGACGAATTGTTTGATAGGATTGTTCGTAGTAGCGATAAAACAGAATGTTGGGTACTGCTTCGACAACATGTGGCAATAACCATCACAAACCATCTACAATTGATTGCAGAGACTTATAAGTCGATGACCGATGCATTCTTTTATGAGGATTATCGCACGCTAAAACGTACAACAGCGATAACCGAAAACCAGCGAAAGGATATAAAACGTCAGCGACGCAAACAAATAATAGCTCAACGGCGAATAGACCCTGTGTTGAGTATAGAAAAGGGCACATGGTACTTTCTGACCATCAACTCGCTTGCACAAATGGTATATGGTTTGAAACGTATGGGCGAGCCATGTTTAGAGCATGTTGGCAATAACTTTAGTCCGGTGCCAAGCAAATATATCCAGGAGTTTATACAGATGCGCAATGAGATATTACAACTCATTAACCGGGCCTGCCAAGCCGAAACAATGGCGTTGATACGTGGTGATGCAGATAAACTACAATCACAGCTTTCCGATTATCGACGTACTATCATTCACGACATTCAAGCAAAGCAACTCAATATTGAAAGCATGACAGTATTTCTGAATTTGGTTCAGGAGTCACAACAGCTTCTCAGTGCTTTGCGCCATACAGTGAGAGGGGCAAGCAAGTTTGATGAGTAA
- a CDS encoding DUF2490 domain-containing protein produces MDKEKAERIIKIVNLVRYIILAVFLTFVFVALSKAQTTHDFGVWYSAGMEKKISADWNAGIGTELRTKHRREYIDRWKLDIHSMYRIHRHFKLGAAYEFHIKNQTTGGETVSLLHHRFMADVVPSISVNGWLHLSLRERYQYTYRMARHDIDAQHEHHLRSRIKAVMAMAQSKWEPFTSAEMFNNMGEGFTIDEIRLTVGTGHRFSLHHSVNIGYMLNLKKSTDSLDKMLHILTTEYIYNL; encoded by the coding sequence ATGGATAAAGAAAAAGCTGAAAGAATCATCAAGATTGTCAATTTGGTGAGATACATCATCCTCGCAGTGTTCCTGACATTTGTATTTGTTGCGCTGTCTAAGGCGCAAACGACGCATGATTTTGGTGTTTGGTATAGTGCCGGTATGGAAAAGAAAATCAGTGCTGACTGGAACGCAGGCATCGGCACGGAATTGCGTACAAAACATAGGCGCGAGTATATTGACCGATGGAAACTGGACATCCACAGCATGTATAGGATTCATCGGCATTTCAAGTTAGGTGCCGCTTACGAGTTCCACATTAAAAATCAAACGACAGGTGGCGAAACCGTTTCTTTACTGCACCATCGCTTCATGGCGGATGTAGTACCCTCTATATCTGTCAATGGTTGGCTTCATTTATCGCTAAGGGAAAGATACCAATACACCTACCGGATGGCGAGACATGACATTGATGCTCAGCACGAGCATCATCTGCGCAGCCGTATTAAGGCTGTGATGGCAATGGCACAGTCGAAATGGGAGCCTTTCACATCTGCCGAGATGTTCAACAACATGGGAGAAGGATTCACAATAGACGAGATTCGGCTGACAGTCGGTACAGGACATCGCTTCAGTCTGCACCATTCCGTCAACATCGGCTATATGCTAAACCTGAAGAAATCAACAGACAGTCTGGACAAGATGCTCCATATACTTACTACGGAATACATTTACAACTTATAA
- a CDS encoding HigA family addiction module antitoxin, giving the protein MTTLEGVKPQMIANNLKPYQPTHPGEVLKDELEYRGISQRGLAKEIGISYSAFNEMLNGKRSLSPELAMMMEAALGVDAAPLLAMQNEYDMLMAERDASFMEKLKQIRRIAAIF; this is encoded by the coding sequence ATGACCACACTTGAAGGAGTAAAACCGCAGATGATAGCAAATAATCTGAAGCCCTATCAGCCCACCCATCCTGGCGAGGTGTTGAAGGATGAACTGGAATATCGTGGCATTTCGCAACGCGGACTGGCAAAGGAGATAGGTATCTCCTATTCAGCCTTCAACGAGATGCTTAACGGCAAACGGTCGCTTAGTCCCGAACTGGCCATGATGATGGAGGCAGCTCTCGGTGTGGATGCCGCCCCTCTGCTGGCTATGCAGAACGAATACGACATGCTGATGGCCGAGCGCGATGCCTCGTTTATGGAGAAGCTAAAGCAGATTCGCCGTATTGCGGCCATCTTCTGA
- a CDS encoding type II toxin-antitoxin system RelE/ParE family toxin, with the protein MIVTFEQTYLQELYTEGKASDKKHRFQPQIVSKYVKVVNLMKQQENVLGLAKYGSLHYEKLHGDKEGVSSVRVNDQYRIEFTESMEAGKQIATICNITELSNHYK; encoded by the coding sequence ATGATAGTTACATTCGAGCAGACATACCTACAGGAACTCTATACGGAGGGCAAGGCGAGTGATAAGAAACACCGCTTTCAGCCTCAGATAGTCAGCAAGTATGTAAAAGTGGTCAACCTGATGAAACAGCAGGAAAATGTTTTAGGGCTGGCTAAGTACGGCTCCTTGCACTACGAGAAACTGCATGGCGATAAAGAGGGGGTATCCTCCGTTCGTGTCAACGATCAATACCGCATTGAGTTCACTGAAAGCATGGAAGCTGGCAAGCAGATTGCCACTATATGTAACATTACAGAATTGTCAAACCATTATAAGTAG
- a CDS encoding nitroreductase family protein, with product MTLQEAIEARHSVRAYKNKPLADDAVKILEEQIAILNREGQLHMQLILNEPKAFQGTLAKYGKFRNANNYIVMAGKKAEDLDERIGYYGEHLVLLAQTLGLNTCWVGLSYSKVPGTYELGEDEKIACYIAIGYGETQGVSHKIKTVEQISHSAVKTPGSSKDASDITPSWFKKGVEAALLAPTAVNQQKFSFEYIGVKNDRHQIRAKKGFSIIGYNKIDLGIAKYHFEIGAEEVNFDWV from the coding sequence ATGACACTACAAGAAGCTATTGAAGCCCGACATAGTGTAAGGGCCTACAAAAATAAACCTTTGGCTGATGATGCAGTCAAGATACTGGAAGAGCAGATTGCTATTCTGAATCGTGAAGGACAACTCCATATGCAGTTAATCCTTAACGAACCTAAGGCATTCCAAGGTACTTTGGCTAAATATGGAAAGTTCCGTAATGCCAACAACTATATTGTCATGGCAGGGAAAAAAGCTGAAGATCTTGATGAACGCATAGGTTACTATGGTGAGCATCTGGTGTTGTTGGCTCAGACACTTGGATTAAACACTTGTTGGGTAGGCCTCTCTTACTCGAAGGTGCCAGGAACGTATGAGCTTGGCGAAGATGAGAAGATTGCTTGTTACATTGCTATCGGCTATGGTGAGACACAAGGTGTCAGCCATAAAATCAAGACCGTCGAGCAAATAAGCCACTCGGCCGTAAAGACACCTGGTTCGTCCAAGGATGCCAGTGACATCACTCCGTCATGGTTTAAGAAGGGGGTTGAAGCTGCTTTGCTTGCTCCTACAGCAGTGAACCAACAGAAGTTCTCGTTTGAGTACATCGGAGTAAAGAATGATCGACATCAAATAAGAGCCAAGAAGGGATTTTCGATAATTGGTTATAATAAGATTGATTTAGGCATTGCCAAATATCACTTTGAGATTGGTGCAGAAGAAGTCAACTTTGATTGGGTATGA
- a CDS encoding MmcQ/YjbR family DNA-binding protein translates to MNIEEVREYTLSLPGVTEDQAFGEDILNFRLEGKIFVCLWLGGGRYDMKDGESRIALKLSPDRNIELRERFSAVTPAYHWNKTHWSDVYYEEMDEALVKGLIKESYQLIASKLPKAIRSKYLSASN, encoded by the coding sequence ATGAATATTGAAGAGGTTAGAGAGTACACATTATCACTTCCAGGAGTGACCGAAGACCAAGCGTTTGGTGAAGACATCCTAAACTTTCGCTTGGAAGGAAAGATATTTGTCTGCCTATGGTTAGGTGGTGGCAGATATGATATGAAGGACGGAGAATCAAGAATCGCCTTGAAGTTATCTCCAGACAGGAATATCGAACTTAGGGAACGTTTCTCAGCTGTAACACCAGCCTATCATTGGAACAAGACGCACTGGAGCGACGTTTATTACGAAGAGATGGACGAAGCGTTAGTAAAGGGCTTAATAAAAGAGTCCTATCAGCTCATAGCATCGAAACTCCCAAAGGCCATTCGGTCAAAGTATTTATCTGCATCAAATTAA
- a CDS encoding transposase, with amino-acid sequence MAEQILAMMVFRILGETIGSLSLTKFHGVLEVGKNCFYRLLARSEMNWQILQLSMARRFQSIVRKENAEETEAPKCYIVDDTTVTKTGLHFEGLSRVFDHVLGKCVLGYKLLLLAFFDGRSTYTVDLSMHREAGKKEDFSLSKKERSMQFHKERSESNPDYERFKELDAKKNDNVAKMIERAYKFGICAAYALMDTWFVKPPLVCAIRKIAGGAIHVVGRLAMGKDKYAVGSRRYNVHELISLHEREAVVCRKYKCMYFEQRVMMGDTCVKIFFIRVGRNKNWDAIVTTDTHMKFVEAFEIYQIRWNIEVLIKECRQYLGLGSYQGTDFDEQIADCTLCLMTHMVLTLGQRFNQYEALGELFRETRRELFELTQWRRTLEIIKNLLNVLAVKLCINVADTMENLMEGTQTVDELEAILLALSPLDAVADY; translated from the coding sequence ATGGCAGAGCAGATTCTGGCCATGATGGTTTTCCGTATTCTTGGTGAGACAATAGGCTCCTTGTCACTAACAAAGTTCCATGGTGTTCTTGAGGTCGGCAAAAATTGCTTCTACCGTCTGTTGGCTCGTTCGGAAATGAACTGGCAGATTCTGCAGCTATCTATGGCACGGCGTTTTCAAAGCATAGTACGCAAAGAAAATGCAGAGGAGACCGAAGCGCCAAAATGCTATATTGTTGATGACACAACTGTGACCAAAACCGGGCTACACTTCGAGGGGCTTAGTCGAGTGTTTGACCATGTCCTTGGCAAGTGTGTACTCGGTTACAAGCTGCTCCTGCTCGCGTTCTTCGATGGACGCAGTACATATACAGTAGACTTATCTATGCATCGGGAAGCAGGAAAGAAAGAAGACTTCAGCCTCTCAAAGAAAGAACGTTCCATGCAGTTCCACAAAGAGCGTAGCGAAAGCAATCCTGACTATGAGCGTTTTAAGGAACTGGATGCCAAGAAGAATGACAACGTAGCCAAAATGATAGAGAGGGCTTATAAGTTTGGCATTTGTGCTGCTTATGCACTGATGGACACGTGGTTTGTGAAGCCTCCATTGGTTTGCGCTATAAGGAAGATAGCAGGTGGAGCGATACATGTCGTAGGCCGTCTTGCCATGGGAAAGGACAAGTATGCAGTCGGCTCACGCAGATACAATGTTCATGAGCTTATATCCTTGCACGAGCGTGAGGCTGTTGTGTGCCGCAAGTATAAGTGCATGTATTTCGAGCAACGGGTGATGATGGGGGATACATGTGTGAAGATATTCTTCATCAGAGTCGGACGGAATAAGAATTGGGACGCTATTGTCACGACGGACACCCACATGAAGTTTGTGGAAGCCTTTGAGATATACCAAATACGCTGGAATATAGAAGTGCTGATAAAGGAGTGCCGGCAATATCTTGGACTTGGCTCATACCAGGGTACAGATTTCGACGAGCAAATTGCCGACTGCACGCTCTGTCTTATGACGCACATGGTGCTGACATTGGGCCAGCGGTTCAACCAGTATGAAGCACTTGGAGAGTTGTTCCGTGAGACAAGACGAGAATTGTTTGAGCTCACTCAATGGCGCCGTACACTGGAGATCATCAAGAATCTGCTTAACGTGTTGGCAGTAAAACTCTGCATCAATGTGGCTGATACCATGGAGAATTTGATGGAAGGTACACAGACTGTTGATGAGCTTGAAGCAATCCTACTTGCTTTGTCACCATTAGATGCTGTAGCAGACTATTGA
- a CDS encoding TIGR04076 family protein yields the protein MNKVRITAIRQTVYPDLMAKYENPIQHACDVKEGQQWISVDGQRPDGMCPSAWGSMREFVESLAKGEGNFFAERSVSTDGSYVYHDGWMKNPMSAMISCNDGFRPFSFYIEVIE from the coding sequence ATGAATAAAGTCAGAATCACGGCTATCCGACAAACGGTCTATCCAGACCTGATGGCGAAATATGAAAACCCGATCCAACACGCATGCGATGTGAAAGAAGGACAGCAGTGGATTTCTGTTGATGGCCAACGACCAGATGGAATGTGTCCGTCAGCATGGGGGTCCATGCGAGAGTTTGTGGAATCACTTGCCAAGGGCGAAGGAAACTTTTTTGCAGAGCGAAGCGTTTCCACTGACGGATCTTACGTTTATCACGATGGTTGGATGAAGAACCCCATGAGTGCGATGATCAGTTGTAACGATGGTTTCCGTCCGTTCAGTTTTTATATTGAAGTAATTGAATAA
- a CDS encoding CatA-like O-acetyltransferase, family 2 gives MKTEINPNETSRCEAFKWWISSTQPMVTFVRTFNVGRLRKASKRMGIKFNALLCWCICKAASTIDEFYLLPEDGKLYRYDKLAVNVIVQNKKGSISMCDIPYSDDIRTFDADYQRLTALAIEKCEILSLDGYMVIGTSALPHTELDVVVNQYSGTLNNPFAVWGRYRRSLFKTTLPISFQFHHVQMDGLQVGHFLNNLQVEINRL, from the coding sequence ATGAAAACAGAAATAAACCCAAACGAGACAAGCAGATGCGAAGCATTCAAATGGTGGATATCATCCACGCAACCGATGGTAACGTTCGTAAGGACTTTCAACGTAGGCAGACTGCGAAAAGCCAGCAAGCGCATGGGCATTAAATTCAACGCATTGTTGTGTTGGTGCATCTGCAAGGCAGCAAGCACGATAGACGAATTCTACCTTTTGCCAGAAGACGGCAAATTGTACCGCTACGACAAGTTGGCTGTCAACGTGATAGTACAAAACAAGAAAGGCAGCATCAGCATGTGCGACATCCCCTACTCTGATGACATACGGACTTTTGACGCCGACTACCAACGACTAACAGCACTTGCTATAGAGAAGTGCGAGATACTGTCATTAGACGGCTATATGGTCATAGGCACTTCGGCATTGCCACATACCGAACTGGACGTTGTTGTGAACCAATACTCAGGCACGCTGAACAATCCATTTGCCGTTTGGGGAAGGTATCGCAGAAGTCTGTTCAAGACCACGCTACCCATTAGTTTCCAGTTTCACCACGTCCAGATGGACGGCTTACAAGTTGGGCATTTTCTGAATAATCTACAGGTAGAAATCAACCGATTGTAG
- a CDS encoding helix-turn-helix domain-containing protein, with protein sequence MKNILKVETPNDYARFVDAPVLHPLISIIHYDELAPFRHSLNNYGVYGLFIQRQFPRNLSYGMRKWQVSDGSIIAVEPGQIGGLEDNGERISLCGWVLLWSPELLNGTELERQIDRYQFFSYFFDGSLCMEPDEWLCITQLVTQMRQELQTHEDSPSLRNVLLGYLHLILEYCNRIYQRQLSEEDKGETDLLKRFHNLLQTYFRENRQLSQGLPTVAWCSSQLAYSPRYFGDIVHKATGGTAIGYIHKYIINQAKSLLMQGHNISETSRLLGFDFPHHFTRLFKRITGLTPSEFVGKC encoded by the coding sequence ATGAAGAATATTCTGAAGGTTGAAACTCCTAACGACTACGCTCGTTTTGTGGATGCACCAGTGTTGCACCCATTAATTAGCATCATCCATTACGACGAGCTGGCACCCTTCCGTCACAGTCTGAACAACTATGGCGTGTATGGGCTGTTCATTCAGCGGCAGTTCCCCCGTAATCTCTCATACGGCATGCGGAAATGGCAGGTGAGCGATGGTTCTATCATTGCAGTGGAACCAGGACAGATCGGTGGACTGGAGGACAACGGCGAACGCATCTCGTTATGTGGTTGGGTGCTGCTGTGGTCGCCCGAACTGTTGAACGGCACTGAACTGGAACGCCAGATAGACCGCTATCAGTTCTTCTCGTATTTCTTTGATGGTTCGCTGTGCATGGAGCCCGACGAATGGCTCTGTATCACGCAACTGGTGACCCAGATGCGACAAGAGTTGCAGACACACGAGGACTCCCCGTCTTTGAGAAATGTGCTGCTTGGCTATCTGCACCTGATACTGGAATACTGCAACCGCATCTACCAACGCCAACTGTCGGAAGAGGATAAAGGAGAGACCGACTTGCTGAAGCGCTTCCACAATCTGCTGCAAACCTATTTCCGAGAGAACCGTCAACTGTCGCAAGGCTTGCCTACTGTTGCATGGTGTTCCTCCCAACTAGCCTATTCGCCTCGTTATTTTGGTGACATCGTCCATAAGGCTACAGGCGGAACGGCTATTGGCTACATACATAAATATATAATAAATCAGGCGAAAAGCCTGCTGATGCAAGGGCATAACATCAGCGAGACCTCCCGCCTCCTCGGTTTTGATTTCCCTCACCATTTCACCCGTCTGTTCAAACGCATCACGGGTCTTACTCCCAGCGAGTTTGTGGGGAAATGTTAA
- a CDS encoding cyclophilin-like fold protein — MNKIYITIDGQTQSATLVDNDATRELVAALQNAPITVTLNDNDFEIWGSLGKSLTTKNEQMTALPGDIVLYNGSNICIFYESNSWSYTRLGHIDGLSENELRTFLKAGESNISVTLSLALSTGINTVKSEKLKDKKCYTLQGTLAQAGHKGIIIQNGKKIIRKQ, encoded by the coding sequence ATGAATAAAATTTATATCACTATCGATGGACAAACGCAAAGCGCGACACTTGTGGATAATGATGCCACACGCGAGTTGGTTGCTGCACTTCAGAACGCACCCATAACAGTGACTCTCAACGACAACGATTTTGAGATATGGGGTTCTTTAGGCAAATCGCTGACAACGAAAAACGAGCAGATGACAGCCCTACCCGGAGACATCGTTCTTTATAACGGCAGCAACATATGCATCTTCTACGAGTCAAACTCTTGGAGCTATACTCGTTTAGGACATATCGACGGACTGTCAGAAAATGAGCTTCGCACATTCCTCAAAGCAGGCGAAAGCAACATCAGTGTTACCCTGTCGCTTGCACTGTCCACAGGCATCAATACAGTTAAGAGTGAAAAGTTAAAAGATAAAAAATGCTATACTCTGCAAGGCACATTAGCTCAGGCTGGACATAAAGGAATCATAATTCAAAACGGTAAAAAGATAATTAGAAAGCAATGA
- a CDS encoding flavodoxin family protein, with the protein MKKVIVISTSLRHGSNSDMLADKFVEGAKAAGNKVEKISLVGKNIQFCKGCFGCQKLGRCVINDDVNDIMAKVLEADVVCWATPIYYYEMSGQMKTLIDRMNGMYEQDYQFRDVYMLSTAAEDEDDTSTRAEAGLKGWVDCYPKSRMAGTLFCGGVNEAREIMGNPKLQEAFELGEKV; encoded by the coding sequence ATGAAAAAAGTTATAGTTATTTCCACAAGTCTGCGTCACGGCTCAAACAGCGACATGTTAGCAGACAAGTTCGTTGAAGGAGCAAAGGCTGCCGGAAACAAAGTAGAGAAGATTTCTCTTGTAGGTAAGAATATACAGTTTTGCAAAGGCTGCTTCGGTTGCCAAAAGCTGGGCCGCTGTGTCATCAACGACGATGTGAACGACATCATGGCAAAGGTACTGGAGGCCGATGTAGTATGTTGGGCTACACCTATTTACTATTATGAGATGAGCGGTCAGATGAAGACCCTCATAGACCGCATGAACGGTATGTACGAACAGGATTATCAGTTTCGCGATGTCTATATGCTGTCAACGGCAGCAGAAGACGAGGACGATACTTCAACGAGAGCAGAAGCAGGCCTGAAAGGATGGGTGGATTGCTATCCTAAGTCACGCATGGCTGGCACACTATTCTGTGGAGGCGTGAACGAAGCTCGTGAGATAATGGGTAATCCCAAACTCCAAGAGGCATTTGAATTAGGAGAAAAGGTATAA
- a CDS encoding alpha/beta hydrolase yields the protein MKRSFFATILICSILVACNNKQTTNNDMEQKLELTQEWDKVFPLSEKVNHRKVTFETQYGLTLAADLYIPKEIKEVKKLPAIAVSGPFGAVKEQCSGLYAMKMAERGFVALAFDPSYTGESSGEPRRTASPDINTEDFMAAVDFLSRQDNVDAERIGIIGICGWGGIALNAAAADTRIKATVASTMYDMTRVSGNDYNDAFDDEQWRHRNRENLSKQRLEDPNAMAGGVLDTVPPQAPNFVHDYYDYYKTSRGYHKRSGNSNDGWRVIGTQAYANSRFLYYINEIRSAVLVMHGADAHSRYFGEAAYHYMVEGRAEGYKFVGEPNPNPENKQLLIIPDATHCDLYDGGYEEKEGKGQPKNMIPWDTLAEFFLKNLK from the coding sequence ATGAAAAGGTCTTTTTTCGCCACGATACTGATATGCAGTATCCTCGTAGCATGTAACAACAAACAAACGACTAATAACGATATGGAACAGAAGTTAGAATTGACGCAGGAGTGGGATAAGGTGTTCCCGCTGAGCGAGAAAGTGAACCACCGCAAGGTGACGTTTGAAACACAATACGGACTGACACTTGCCGCCGACCTCTATATACCAAAAGAAATTAAGGAAGTTAAGAAGCTTCCTGCCATTGCCGTAAGCGGTCCTTTCGGAGCAGTGAAGGAACAGTGCAGCGGACTCTATGCCATGAAGATGGCAGAACGTGGTTTCGTGGCACTGGCTTTCGACCCTTCCTATACGGGTGAGAGCAGCGGTGAACCACGTCGCACAGCTTCGCCAGACATCAATACCGAGGACTTTATGGCTGCTGTCGATTTCCTGTCTAGGCAGGACAATGTTGATGCCGAGCGTATTGGTATCATCGGCATCTGCGGTTGGGGAGGCATCGCCCTGAATGCTGCCGCCGCCGACACGCGCATCAAGGCTACTGTGGCCTCAACGATGTATGACATGACCCGCGTCAGCGGTAACGACTACAATGATGCTTTCGACGATGAGCAGTGGCGCCACAGAAACCGTGAGAACCTTTCGAAGCAGCGCTTGGAGGACCCTAACGCGATGGCAGGCGGCGTACTGGACACCGTGCCCCCACAAGCACCCAACTTCGTGCATGACTACTATGACTATTACAAGACCTCACGCGGCTACCACAAGCGTTCAGGCAATTCAAACGACGGCTGGCGCGTCATCGGTACGCAGGCCTATGCCAACAGCCGTTTCCTGTACTACATCAATGAGATTCGCTCTGCCGTACTCGTGATGCACGGCGCCGACGCCCATTCACGCTACTTTGGCGAGGCAGCCTATCACTATATGGTAGAGGGCCGTGCCGAGGGCTATAAGTTTGTGGGTGAGCCGAACCCCAATCCTGAGAATAAGCAGCTGCTCATCATCCCCGATGCCACCCATTGCGACCTCTACGATGGCGGCTACGAGGAAAAGGAAGGCAAGGGCCAGCCCAAAAACATGATTCCCTGGGACACACTGGCTGAGTTTTTCCTCAAGAACTTAAAGTAA
- a CDS encoding HAMP domain-containing sensor histidine kinase: MTVATIFTPVSVPTKPWPEPHKWWCWNKLFLFEEFVQLDQYYNGTGIGLTVARSLARRIGGKIWLDTSYNTGARFILQLPLL; the protein is encoded by the coding sequence ATGACAGTGGCGACCATCTTCACCCCAGTGAGCGTGCCTACGAAGCCATGGCCCGAGCCGCACAAGTGGTGGTGCTGGAATAAACTGTTTCTATTCGAAGAGTTTGTTCAGCTCGACCAGTATTACAACGGAACGGGCATCGGCCTTACCGTTGCCCGTTCGCTGGCCCGAAGAATAGGGGGTAAAATATGGTTGGACACTAGCTACAACACAGGTGCCCGCTTCATTCTGCAACTGCCATTACTTTAA